The proteins below are encoded in one region of Pseudomonas putida S13.1.2:
- a CDS encoding recombinase RecT, which produces MSQAVAIISQDIYAQRNQFANVLTDRSLNFEREAEFAIQVITSSEYATKIAMQNRQSVANAITNIAAIGISLNPAKKQAYLVPRDGRICLDISYIGLMDLAMSTGAIRWAQAELVYAADAFSLNGFDKPPTHSYNPFAKDRGEVIGVYVVVKTADGDYLTETMSMEDVNAIRDRSSAWKAWVSKNKSCPWVTDPGEMAKKTVVKRGYKYWPKTERLEQAIHHLNTDGGEGLASVAGSAPTDPEMVNNWISLAQKAGSLEALTDVYQQGTAAMRQTKDATGHARFKAEVTKRADAIKAESAPIDGESEEVLDGAA; this is translated from the coding sequence ATGAGCCAAGCAGTAGCCATTATCTCGCAGGACATTTACGCGCAGCGGAACCAGTTCGCCAACGTGCTGACCGACCGATCGCTGAACTTCGAGCGTGAGGCTGAATTCGCCATCCAGGTGATCACCTCGAGCGAGTACGCCACCAAGATTGCAATGCAGAATCGGCAGTCGGTGGCTAACGCGATAACCAACATCGCCGCCATCGGCATCAGCCTGAATCCGGCCAAGAAGCAGGCCTACTTGGTTCCGCGCGACGGCCGCATCTGCTTGGACATCAGCTACATCGGTTTGATGGACCTGGCCATGTCGACCGGCGCCATCCGTTGGGCTCAGGCTGAGCTGGTGTACGCCGCCGATGCCTTCAGCCTGAACGGTTTCGATAAGCCACCCACCCACTCCTACAACCCGTTCGCCAAAGACCGCGGCGAAGTGATCGGCGTATACGTGGTCGTGAAGACTGCAGACGGCGATTACCTCACCGAGACCATGAGCATGGAGGACGTGAATGCGATTCGCGATCGTTCCAGTGCCTGGAAGGCCTGGGTCAGCAAGAACAAGTCCTGCCCATGGGTCACCGACCCGGGCGAGATGGCCAAGAAGACCGTGGTGAAACGCGGTTACAAATACTGGCCAAAGACCGAGCGCCTGGAGCAAGCCATTCACCACTTGAACACCGATGGCGGCGAGGGCCTGGCCAGCGTGGCTGGCTCGGCGCCTACCGACCCAGAGATGGTGAACAACTGGATCTCGCTGGCACAGAAGGCCGGGAGCCTGGAGGCACTGACCGACGTGTACCAGCAGGGAACCGCAGCAATGAGGCAGACCAAGGACGCGACAGGCCATGCCCGATTCAAGGCCGAGGTCACAAAGCGCGCCGATGCCATCAAGGCAGAATCGGCGCCCATCGATGGCGAATCTGAGGAGGTGTTAGATGGAGCAGCGTAG